The Eriocheir sinensis breed Jianghai 21 chromosome 21, ASM2467909v1, whole genome shotgun sequence genome includes a region encoding these proteins:
- the LOC127001439 gene encoding uncharacterized protein DDB_G0271670-like: QTKGNSNSSSNSSSSSSSSSSSFSSASSSSSSSLSFALSSSSSSQSSSFSSSFSSQSSSFSFSSVFFIFFSTYSSSYSSSYSSSLFSATHVPSSSSSSSSFTSPSSFSSSSSSSSPLLPHLLSSSVPRFPHNRLCSSMLSRPPSFPFSSPPFARHLV; encoded by the exons cagacgaagggaaatagtaatagtagtagtaatagtagtagtagtagtagtagtagtagtagt tctttttcctctgcctcttcttcgtcttcttcttcgctttcctttgcattatcatcctcttcctcttctcagtcttcttcgttttcctcttcattctcttctcaatcttcttcgttctccttttcctccgtcttcttcatttttttctctacgtattcttcctcttattcttcctcatattcgtcttctttattttccgCTACTCatgttccttcatcctcttcgtcttcgtcttcctttacttctccgtcttcgttttcctcctcctcctcctcctcctctcctcttcttccccacctcCTATCGTCATCAGTTCCCCGTTTTCCTCACAATCGTCTCTGTTCCTCAATGTTATCGCGTCCGCCCTCATTTCCGTTTTCCTCTCCACCTTTCGCCCGTCATTTAGT ctga